One Festucalex cinctus isolate MCC-2025b chromosome 1, RoL_Fcin_1.0, whole genome shotgun sequence genomic region harbors:
- the LOC144003043 gene encoding uncharacterized protein LOC144003043 — MLTPEKSGAQPSTSAQMTFHRTMTTTMGPMQDSLGQSSKEREDRAHSNVRPLVLRQRKLLLKVTLLTVSRTKTVHQPIHPRKKDPKDSGWLEVDEFGWQPTIFPFAAKPGPRDAAAELNSHLPADILELFITDELLQHIVHHTNLYANQSMQKQTDKNCCARVNSLQRVFQIVCSDCYCCM, encoded by the exons atgctaacaccggagaaaagtggtgcacaaccgagcacgtctgcacagatgacgtttcatcggacgatgacgactactatgggtccgatgcaagacagtcttggacagtcttccaaagaacgtgaag atcgtgctcacagcaacgtccgaccactggttctacgacaaagaaag ctcctactcaaagtgacccttctcacagtgagcagaacaaag actgtgcatcaaccaatacatccaagaaaaaaag atcccaaagattctggctggcttgaagttgatgaattcggctggcagccaaccatcttcccctttgctgcaaaaccaggaccaagggatgctgcagcagagctgaattcccacctgccagctgacatcctggagctcttcatcacggatgaacttctccagcacatcgttcatcataccaacctctacgcaaatcagtccatgcagaagcagactgacaaaaactgttgcgcacgtgtaaatagtttgcaaagagttttccaaattgtttgttcggattgctactgttgcatgtaa